From Streptomyces sp. NBC_00775, one genomic window encodes:
- a CDS encoding SUKH-3 domain-containing protein gives MTDALGAAGWTAGRKIATRDWRRQLTGAGFELNDVAIAVWAEFGELTIESSSTRVPGSSLHMDPVDACIDAAEEASKLRLHYGENYSPLGMWSSQFCAYIAASGRVVAVGPNCLWPLGSSFMEALAYVVDGDGGVNRAERADWLANCLPGR, from the coding sequence GTGACGGACGCGCTTGGTGCTGCTGGTTGGACAGCAGGTCGCAAGATCGCCACTAGGGACTGGAGACGGCAACTGACGGGTGCCGGGTTCGAACTCAACGACGTGGCGATAGCGGTCTGGGCCGAGTTCGGCGAGCTGACGATTGAGAGCTCCTCGACCCGTGTCCCCGGTTCATCACTGCACATGGACCCCGTTGACGCCTGCATCGACGCCGCCGAGGAAGCGTCCAAGTTGAGGCTTCACTACGGAGAGAACTACAGCCCTCTGGGCATGTGGTCGAGCCAGTTCTGTGCGTACATTGCGGCCAGCGGTCGCGTCGTCGCCGTGGGGCCGAACTGCCTCTGGCCGCTGGGTTCTTCCTTCATGGAGGCGTTGGCCTACGTGGTGGACGGCGATGGCGGCGTCAATCGTGCGGAACGGGCAGACTGGCTCGCCAACTGCCTGCCCGGCAGGTGA
- a CDS encoding RNA-guided endonuclease InsQ/TnpB family protein, with protein MQLRYSFRLYPDAGQRTALARAFGCARVVFNDAVRAREHARRAGEAFPAAGELSKRLITEAKRTEARSWLGEVSAVVLQQALRDAEAAYKNFFASLKGQRQGAKMGAPRFKSRKDNRQSIRFTANARWSITDNGRLNLPKVGAVKVKWSRTLPTQPSSVTVIKDAAGRYFASFVIDTNPHTDATRMPDTDQIVGIDLGLTHFAVLSDGRMIDSPRFLRRAEKKLKRAQRELSRKQKGSKNRKKARLKVARAHAKVTDARKEFHHQLSTQLIRDNQAIGVEDLAVKGLARTRLAKSVHDAGWSAFVTMLEYKAARYGRTLVKIGRFEPTSQTCSACGAKDGPKPLHVRSWTCAACGAVHDRDHNAAINVKTAAGLAVAACGAPVRPGLVLAQREETGSHGFSPEPRAA; from the coding sequence ATGCAGCTCCGGTACAGCTTCCGCCTGTACCCGGATGCCGGCCAACGCACCGCGCTGGCACGGGCGTTCGGGTGTGCCCGCGTCGTGTTCAACGACGCCGTGCGCGCCCGCGAACACGCCCGCCGAGCGGGCGAGGCCTTCCCGGCGGCCGGTGAGCTGTCGAAGAGGCTGATCACTGAGGCGAAACGGACCGAGGCCCGCTCCTGGCTGGGCGAGGTCTCCGCCGTCGTGCTCCAGCAGGCGCTGCGCGACGCGGAGGCCGCCTACAAGAACTTCTTCGCCTCCCTCAAGGGCCAGCGGCAGGGCGCGAAGATGGGTGCACCCCGGTTCAAGTCCCGCAAGGACAACCGGCAGTCGATCCGCTTCACGGCCAACGCCCGCTGGTCGATCACCGACAACGGGCGGCTGAACCTGCCCAAGGTCGGGGCGGTGAAGGTGAAGTGGTCACGGACTCTGCCCACCCAGCCCTCCTCGGTCACCGTGATCAAGGACGCGGCCGGACGGTACTTCGCCTCCTTCGTCATCGACACCAACCCGCACACCGACGCCACCCGGATGCCCGACACCGACCAGATCGTCGGCATCGACCTCGGCCTGACCCACTTCGCGGTCCTGTCCGACGGCCGCATGATCGACTCCCCCAGGTTTCTGCGCCGCGCGGAGAAGAAACTCAAAAGAGCCCAGCGGGAGTTGTCCCGCAAGCAGAAAGGCAGCAAGAACCGCAAGAAGGCCCGCCTCAAGGTCGCCCGCGCCCACGCGAAGGTGACCGACGCGCGCAAAGAATTCCACCACCAGCTCTCCACCCAGCTGATCCGCGACAATCAAGCGATCGGTGTGGAAGACCTGGCGGTCAAAGGACTCGCGCGCACCAGACTGGCCAAGAGTGTCCACGACGCCGGATGGTCGGCGTTCGTGACCATGCTGGAGTACAAGGCGGCCCGGTACGGCCGGACCCTGGTCAAGATCGGCCGGTTCGAGCCGACCTCCCAGACCTGCTCGGCCTGCGGGGCCAAGGACGGACCCAAGCCCCTACACGTACGGTCATGGACCTGTGCTGCCTGCGGTGCGGTCCATGACCGGGACCACAACGCCGCGATCAACGTCAAAACGGCCGCCGGACTGGCGGTTGCAGCCTGCGGAGCGCCGGTAAGACCAGGACTCGTCCTGGCACAGCGCGAAGAAACAGGAAGCCACGGATTCTCTCCCGAACCCCGTGCCGCGTAG